In one Arachis duranensis cultivar V14167 chromosome 9, aradu.V14167.gnm2.J7QH, whole genome shotgun sequence genomic region, the following are encoded:
- the LOC107465154 gene encoding uncharacterized protein LOC107465154 encodes MPGLVGETYSAFVKGRKIHDGALIACKMRFGQRWRNWVKECVSTATMPVLVNGSPSKSFKMESGLRQGDPLSPLLFVLVVDVLHKMLGEAVRNGCIAPLLVERDHIELSHFRFVDDTILFCPLETETIEWVDHVCGLLGCKQPVLPIRYLGISLGANLRLVKTWKLKLDKVEEKLSLWKAKVLNKAGGIVGDSLGRGYEL; translated from the exons ATGCCGGGATTGGTAGGAGAGACATATAGTGCTTTTGTGAAAGGGAGAAAAATTCATGACGGCGCCCTCATTGCTTGT AAGATGAGATTCGGTCAAAGATGGAGGAATTGGGTGAAGGAGTGTGTCAGTACGGCCACTATGCCGGTCTTGGTGAATGGGTCCCCATCCAAGTCGTTCAAAATGGAGAGCGGCCTAAGACAAGGAGATCCTCTCTCACCTCTTCTGTTTGTGCTTGTGGTCGATGTTTTGCATAAGATGTTGGGAGAAGCTGTTAGGAATGGGTGCATTGCTCCGCTGCTGGTCGAGAGAGATCATATTGAATTGTCACATTTCCGATTTGTAGATGATACTATTTTGTTTTGTCCTCTGGAGACAGAGACAATT GAGTGGGTAGATCATGTGTGTGGCCTTTTGGGGTGCAAGCAACCTGTCTTACCTATTAGATACCTGGGGATTTCTTTAGGAGCAAATCTACGCTTGGTGAAGACTTGGAAACTGAAATTAGATAAGGTGGAAGAGAAGCTCAGCTTATGGAAAGCAAAGGTTCTCAACAAAGCAG GTGGTATAGTCGGAGACTCTCTCGGAAGAGGTTACGAGTTATAG